The region GGAGCTGGTCAAGAGCGGCGCGCCCGTGAAGGCCTCCGGCGAAGCGTTCGCGCGCCAAGAGATGGGCGTGGCGTTCAAGCCAAACCCAGAGCTGAAGGGCGCCATCGACAAAGCCATCGACGAGCTTCGGGCCTCAGGCGAGCTGGCGGCGATCTCCCACACGTGGTTCGGCCAGGACGTGACGAAGTAGCCGGATGGAGACGGGCCTCTCCCTGATCGTGCAGTCCGCGCCCTTCCTTCTGAAGGGCTGCCTCTACACCGTCGTGCTGGCGGTAAGCAGCATGGCCCTGGGCCTTCTGCTGGGGTTTGGCCTGGCGATGATGCGGCTGTCGACGGTCGCGCCGCTGCGCTGGATCGCGGCGGTCTATGTCTCGGCGTTCCGGGGCACCCCGCTGCTGGTGCAGCTGTTCCTGATCTATTACGGCCTGCCGACCCTGGGGATCGAGATCGAACCGATGCCGTCGGCGATCATCGGCTTCACCCTGAACGTGGCCGCCTATGCCTCCGAAATCCTGCGCGGCGCCATCGCTGCCGTCGACCGCGGGCAATGGGAAGCGGCCAGCGCGATCGGCATGAACCGCGGCCAGACCATGGTCCGCGTGATCCTGCCGCAAGCGGCGCGCACCGCCCTGCCGCCGCTGGGCAATAGCTTCATCGGCCTGGTCAAGGATACGTCGCTGGCGGCGACCATCCAGGTGCCCGAGC is a window of Caulobacter sp. NIBR2454 DNA encoding:
- the tcyL gene encoding cystine ABC transporter permease, which encodes METGLSLIVQSAPFLLKGCLYTVVLAVSSMALGLLLGFGLAMMRLSTVAPLRWIAAVYVSAFRGTPLLVQLFLIYYGLPTLGIEIEPMPSAIIGFTLNVAAYASEILRGAIAAVDRGQWEAASAIGMNRGQTMVRVILPQAARTALPPLGNSFIGLVKDTSLAATIQVPELFRQAQLITARTYEIFAMYLSAAAIYWIVSTGLAALQSMAERRASRHSREADR